Sequence from the uncultured Flavobacterium sp. genome:
TTCATGAAATCCGCGAAATGCAAATCATGAATATGGGACAATACGCTCACGGAAATCAACCAATTCAGCACATGATTTATTTGTATAATTATGCTGGAGAACCTTGGAAAACGCAATATTGGTCTCGTGAAGTGATGAACCGTTTGTACAAACCAACTCCGGACGGATATTGCGGAGATGAAGATAACGGACAAACTTCGGCCTGGTATGTTTTCTCAGCAATGGGATTCTATCCAGTTTGCCCTGGAACAGACGAATATGTTCTTGGAGCACCATTATTTAAGAAATTAACCTTGCAATTAGAAAACGGAAAACAATTAGTAATCAACGCACCAAACAATTCTGAAACCAATAAATATGTTCAGGATTTAAAGTGGAATAATGCAACTCATACCAAAAATTTCATCAATCATTTTGATGTATTAAAAGGTGGAGAGTTAAATTTTGACATGATTAGCAAACCTAATTTACAAAGAGGAACTTCGGCAAGTTCTTATCCATATTCTTATTCAACTTCAAAATAATACTATGCAATCACGTAGAAAATTTATAAAAAACACAGGAATTTTTTCAGCAGGATTATTGGCACTTCAAACCGATGTTTTCGGAATGAATTCAGATGCTTTCAATTTTGCATTAAAAGATTTTATTACGAAAAGACCACCTTTAGCCGAAAGAAAATTTACGAGTAAAGCTGTTGAAGCAGCAATTGTGAGAATCAAAAAGCAAATCGCAAATCCGGAATTGGCTTGGTTGTTTGAAAACTGTTTTCCAAACACATTAGATACAACTGTAGATTTTGAAATCATCGATGGAAAACCTGATACTTATGTAATTACAGGAGATATCGATGCAATGTGGCTGCGTGATAGTACAGCTCAGATTTGGCCATACATTCCGTTTGTAAAAGAAGATAAAAAACTGGCAGAATTGGTAAAAGGAGTAATCAACCGCCAAACCAAATGTATTTTATTAGATCCTTATGCGAATGCTTTTTACAAAGATTTCAATCAGGTAAGCGAATGGAAAAATGACATGACCAAAATGCAACCTGGTATTCACGAACGCAAATGGGAAATCGACAGTTTGTGTTATCCAATAAGACTTGCGCACGGATATTGGAAAGAAACCGGAGACATCAGTTTGTTCGACGCTAAGTGGAAAGAAGCAATGCTTTTGGTTATTCAAACTTTCAAAGAACAACAACGCTGGACAGATAAAGGACCTTATAATTTCCAGAGAGTTACGGCTTGGGCTACAGATGGCGTGCCTTTAAGCGGTTACGGATATCCTGTAAAACCTTGTGGATTAATCGTTTCGACTTTTAGACCAAGTGACGATAGTACGTTGTTTGGGTATTTAATTCCGAGCAATATGTTTGCGATCGAAGTGCTTGGATATCTTCAGGAAATTTTCTCTTTGCCAGCATTAAAAGACGATAATTTAGTGGCTAAAGCCAAAGAATTGCAAGGACAAGTTCAGAAAGGATTAGAAGAAAACGGAATTATCGATCATCCAAAATTCGGAAAAATCATTGCTTTTGAAGTAAACGGATACGGAAGTTTCCATATGATGGATGATGCCAATGTTCCGTCTTTATTATCGCTGCCTTATTTAGGCGCAATTGAGCCGGATAATCAACTTTATTTGAATACTAGAAAAGTAGTGCTTTCAGAAAATAATCCGTTTTTCTATAAAGGAAAAGCAGGCGAGGGCGTTGGCGGACCACATACCGGAACAGATACAATCTGGCCAATGAGTATTGTTTTAAGAGCGATTACAAGTGTAGATGAAAATGAAATAAAACATTGCATCAGCAATTTGATCAAAACAAACGCCGATACAGGATTTATGCACGAATCTTTTCATAAAGATGATGTAACCAAGTTTACCCGAAAATGGTTTGCTTGGGCGAATACATTATTTGGCGAAATGATTGTTCATACGAGTATTCATTATCCACAAATTTTAAAAGACAAAAACATTTAAAAAACTAAAAATATACCATTAAGAGATTAAGTGTGAATTGAAAATTATATTTAGTTTTCTCTTGGTTTCTTAGTGATTCAAATCCAAAATACAAAAGAATGAATAAAGAATATGCCGTTGGATTAGACATTGGAGGTACACATATTACCGCAGCGATTATAGATATTGTAGGTATGAAAGTGATTGATTTTTCGTTGCATAAAGAGTCGTTTGATTCTAATTTGCCAGTAGAAGAAGTAATGACAATTTGGGAAAAAGCAATCAGAACTTCTATCGAAAACTCTAAAGTAGAATCCACAACTGGATTGGCAGTTTGCATGCCGGGACCATTTGATTATGAAAAGGGAGTTTGCTGGATAAAAGGACAATCAAAATACGAGCATTTTTACGGATTAAATGTTCGGGATTTGTTTCAGAATAAATTGAATCTTTCGAATGATTTTCCGATTCTTTTTGAAAATGATGCTGTTTGTTTTGGCAAAGGCGAAGTATTTAAAGATGCTGATAATCTTTCTAAAAAAGTAATGGCAATCACACTTGGAACAGGACTTGGCGCTTGTTTTATTGACAAAGGAGAATCTATAAATACAGGTGATTTAGTACCAAAAGACGGGGAAATATATGATCTGCCATACAGACACGGAATTGCCGAAGATTATGTTTCTGCACGCGGACTTATCGCTGGTTATTTCGCTTTAAGCGGAAAAAAAATAAACAACGGATTAGAGCTTTTTAATTTGGCTAAAGCCGAAGATAAAGTAGCAATAAAAACGTTTGAAAAAATGGGAGAAGATTTAGCTGCGATTGTTATTCCGTGGTTAGAGAAATTCTCGGCAGATAGTTTTATTATTGGAGGAAAAATTGCAAATGCAAGCGAGTTTTTCTTACCGAGTTTCAATAAGAAATTAGAAGAATCAGGAAGTAAAGTCAATGTTTCGGTTTCTACAGATAATGAAATTGCAGCGTTATTAGGCGCTACAAGTTTGCTTTATACAGCTTAGATTAGTTAAAATATATAAGTTATATAAGTTCATATTAAAAAATCTTTACTGCGCTTATATAACTAATATGATTTAATTTTGAGTAGCAATAAACAGCCAGCTTAAATGATCTTACATAACTTATATGGTTTAAAATTTTATTTATTATGACAAATTCAAATCGCAGAAATTTTATAAAAACGGCAGCAATAGCTTCAGTTGCTGTGGCATTGCAATCTTTCAATTCAAATTCTGAAGAAGAAGAAAAAATTATAGTTTCGAAGAAAGGAAAAAAGCCAATTGTACTTTCAACCTGGCGATTTGGAATCCCTGCAAATGCTGCTGCATGGGAAGTTCTAAAAAAGAACGGAACTGCTTTGGATGCTGTCGAAGCCGGAGTTAAAATTCCGGAAGCCGACCCAAAAGAAAGAAGCGTAGGTTATGGCGGACGTCCGGATAGAGATGGTCGTGTAACGTTGGACGCTTGTATTATGGATGAAAACGCCAATATAGGATCTGTAGCTTGTTTAGAATATATAAAACACCCAATTTCTGTTGCGAGAGCTGTAATGGAAAAAACGCCTCATGTAATGTTAGTTGGCGATGGCGCTTTGCAATTTGCATTATCTCAAGGTTTCAAAAAAGAAAATCTGCTAACAGAAGAATCCGAAAAAGAATGGAAAGAATGGCTAAAAGACAGTAAATACAAACCAATTGCGAATATTGAAAATCACGATACAATTGGAATGATTGCTTTGGATGTCAACGGAAATCTTTCGGGAGCATGCACCACAAGCGGAATGGCTTTTAAGATGCACGGTCGGGTAGGAGATTCTCCAATTATTGGCGCAGGTTTATATGTCGATAACGAAATTGGCGCAGCAACGGCAACAGGTCACGGCGAAGAAGTAATCAGGATTTCGGGCTGTCATTTGGTGGTTGAATTAATGCGACAAGGAAAATCGCCTCAACAAGCCTGTGAAGAAGCTGTAGCAAGAATTATAAAATTGACGAAGAACAGAAATAAAGATTTAAAAGATATTCAGGTAGGTTTTATCGCATTGAACAAAGCCGGAGAATATGGTTCTTACTGTATTCAGGGTGGTTTTAATTATGCTGTTTATGACGATACAGGAAACCAATTAATCGATGCCGATTATTTCCTGAAGTAAGATTTTTTTAGTTGACTCTGTCGATAGAGTTAATTGTTTTTTAATGCGCAATAGTCTTTGGCTTTGCGCATTTTTTGGTTTTAAACTTTCAGATACATCTAGAAAAAGCTATATTAGTATTCAAAAAGCCAAAGCTTATGAAGACTATTTGTTCAAAATGTGAAGCAGAAAATGATTCAAGTTCAAAATATTGCGCTACTTGTGGTTATGAATTGTCTGGCAACGAAAAAGAAAATATAACTCCTGAAATCAAAAAAGAAACGTCTGATAAACCAGAAAAGAAATTTAACCTTAAAACATTTTTAGGATTTATAGTGGGTTTTGTAGTTATGTTTTTTGCAACACAAACTTTATTTAACCCATCGATTGATAAACAACTTACCGAAACGGCAAACGAAATGAATAAAAGATGCCCGATGAGAGTTGATGAATATACTACTTTGAAAAACGTTGTTGCTTTACCGAATAAAACGGTTCAGTATAATTATATTTTGGATATACCCAAAGCTCAGGTTAAATTGGATACTGTAAAAAAATATGTTTTCCCGGGAGTTTTAGAAAATATAAAAAACAGCCCCGAAATGAAATCATTCCGAGATAATAAAGTCACTGTGAATTACCATTACACAGATAAAAACGGAGAATTCGTAACAGAATATATCGTTAAGCCTGAAATGTATGAATAAGATATTCTATGTTATTTGATTCCGATTTCTGAAGAGTTTCTTATAAAAATTGCGCAAATGTCTCTGACTTTGCGCTTTTTTTATTTAATAGAAATTACGAATTTGTTACTTGCAGAAAACCATGTTTCAAATTTTAAGAAGAACAATTTATTAATAGTCTCGATGAGGTAATTATAAGAATAATTTTAGGGTAATTTTAAAAAATAAATGAAGTTGATAAGTTTTATTAACTCTAAAGTGGCGTCTTTGCTCATTTTTTTTAAAAGGCGTATAAAAAGAATTTCAAAATGAGGAAACCCGTAAAAATTTAACATAGTCATCATTTAGATTTGCAGCCAAAAACAGTTTGAAATCTAAAAAACGAATGAAAAAACTCTACCTACTACTTCCTCTTTTATTGCCTTTACTTACTTATTCTCAGGATATTATTTGGGAAAAATCCTACGGAGGACAGCATGCAGATTATCTTTTTGATGCCCAGCCAACAGCCGATTACGGATTTATTTTGGCAGGAAGTTCATTATCGAATAAAACAGGAAATAAATCAGACGATAATCATGGAGATCTTGATTATTGGGTGTGGAAGATGACCGAAAAAGGAGAACTTGACTGGCAGAAAAGTTTTGGAGGAAGCGGATTTGACTTACTTCAGAGTATCAAAAACACAAAAGACGGCGGCTTTATTCTGGCAGGAACTTCAAGCTCGGCAAGCGGTTTTCAAAAAACAGAAGACTCTAAAGGACTTACGGATTTTTGGGTTATAAAACTGGATGCTTCAGGAACAGAGCAATGGCAACGAACAATTGGCGGGAATGGTTCGGATGAATTATTATGCGCTTTTCAGACCAGAGACGGAGGTTATATATTAGGAGGATCTTCAAGCTCGAGTCCTCAACCTGTTTCAGCTGCCATGCCTGATGCAAAATCAATAACCACTACCAAAGCCGATTTATACAGTAAATCCGAAAAAAGCCGAGGCAACATGGATTATTGGGTTGTAAAACTGGATAAACAAGGTGTTATTGAGTGGCAAAAAACATACGGAGGAGAATATGCAGATATACTTAGAAGTATGGAGCAAACCACCGATAATGGATTTATTCTGGCAGGATATTCCACTTCATCACGATCTGGTGATAAAACAGAGAATAATAAAGGGACTGGAGATGTGTGGGTTATAAAAATAAATGATGTTGGAGTTATAGAATGGCAAAATTCCTATGGAGCAGATGGCGATGACCAGCCTTATGTAATTCATCAGACCAGTGATGGCGGATATATTGTAGGAGCCAACTCCAATAGTACCAACCCGCTTACTTCATTGGGTGGAATTGTTGGAAACGGAACCGATTACTGGATTTTTAAATTAGATGAAGAAGGAGCAGTAGTTTGGAGTAAAACCTACGATTTTGGGAAAGTGGATATTTTGACTTCACTGGTAGAAAACAAAGACCATACGTATTTAATTGGCGGATATGCCCAAAGCGAAAGAAGGGTTCCAAGAGAAGGTGTCGTTGGGAAATTAGCCAACGTTGTTGCCAAAGAAAAAGACGGAATCAATGATTATATCGCCTTAAAGATTGATGAAAAAGGAGAAGAACTGTGGAATAAAACCGTTGGAAGTGCAGGTGAGGACATCCTAAGAAAATTGATCGAAACCCGAGATGGAGGATATTTAATGGCAGGAACGTCAAATTCAGGGGCTTCAAAAGATAAAAACTCCAATATTGGAGGAAATGATTTTTGGGTTGTAAAACTCAAAGACAAAACAAAAATCGAAAAAGTGAGATCGAGTCTGGAAGCTATACCTAATCCGGTATCGACTTATACCAACATCATTATAGGTTATGATTTTACCTCAGGAACAGTCAGTGTTGTGGATATGACAGGCAGAACGCTGCAGAACTTCAGTATTTCCAGCAGAACTGTACCAGTAGATTTAAGCGTTTATGCAGAAGGGATTTACATCATCAACGTTAAAACAGATGTTAAAACCGAGTCTGTAAAAGTGATTAAAAGAATAACAAGTAAATAAGATATAATTAGAATTATAAAATGAATACAACAGCTATAAAAAGTAAGGTTAAAATCTTTTGTTGTCTGGGGATGATTTTGATCGTTTCAACAAAAGGGTTGGCACAAAATGACTTCGTTCCTAAAATTGTTCCTCCTTCACCGGAAGCCGCTTCACTGGGAAAATTTGTAGAAGTACCTGTTTCGCATTACACAGGATTGCCGAATATTTCAGTGCCGCTTTACACTATTGAATCGGGAGAGATAAACCTGCCTATTCAAGTTTCTTATCATGCACGAGGGGTTCAGGTGAGCGAAATGGCTTCTCAGGTTGGTACGGGCTGGGCTTTAAATGCAGGAGGCGTTATTACCAGACAGCAGAGAGGACCGGCAGATGAAAGTAACCATGGCTATCTGACTGAAAATTTTTACGATACCTTTTTTACAACTCAGGCAACAAGACAAAGAGTTTATGATGGGAGCACAACCGGTATAGACTCAGACAATTTGATGGATATGGAGCCGGATATTTTTATGTTTAATTTTTTGAATTTTTCAGGTAAATTTATGTTTGATCAGAAAACAAAATTACCGGTAATTCAAAAATATAGTGATTTTAAGATTGTACCTATTTATCAAACAACAGGCAATTATACCATTAAAGGCTGGATCATAACGGATAAAGATGGAATCCAATATTATTTTGGTACCTCTAAAGATGGTTTAAGAACCGCTATAGATAGACCACAATCAACCTCTTCTTACCTATTTCTTTCTAATGGAGGTCTTCAAACTGTATCTGGTGGAAATAGTCCATATAACAATGCGTGGCAGTTAATGGATATTGTGACTCCAAGCAACAAACAGATTAAATTTGAATATGCAAAAGACCAACCCAATTATTTCTCGAGAAGTTTTGACGATGGTCCTTCATCGGCTCTAAATTGCCATTTTTCCAGAATTGTTATGGACCAGTATCATATTAAGACCATTACTTTTGATAAAGGAAAAGTGGTTTTTACCAAATTCGCAACAGAAAGAGAAGATTTAAAGTCCAGCTATGCTTTACAAAAAATAGAAGTCTTTGATATAAACAATATTGTAAGGGTCAAACATACTTTTAATTATACGTATACCAACAGCGAAGATACTAATGCATTGTTTCATTTAAGAACGACAGAACCGCAGTCTAAAAAAAGACTGTTCCTGGAATCTATTCTTACTGAAGGCTCACCTTCGGCAATAAGTAAAAGTAAAAAACATTCTTTTGTATATGATCCTCAGGTTTTACCCAATAGATTTTCAACAGCACAAGATGCCTGGGGATATTATAATGCTAAAAATAATGGAGAATACTCTTCATTTTTTGAGGGTGATGACAGGAGAGTAGACACTATTGCCTCTCAGGCCGGAATGTTAAAGAAAATTATTTATCCTACCGGAGGAAGTGCTTCTTTTGAGTATGAGCACAATATCGTTATCGCGCCAAATTTTTACAAAGAATTACTTCTGAATGCTACTTCTCCTGTTATTCATCAAGTGGCTAATGTATTTAAGGATGGTAGTTTATATAGTAATAGCATATATTCAAAAACTTTTACGGTATATGATCCCAATCCGAATAAAGTCTCTACTATAAATTCGAATACAATTTTTGGGGGTACTACTACTTCATGCAGTACAACATCTAATAATGCTAATTGTCCTTTTGAAGTGGCTGTTTATAGAGTGAGTCCAAGAATCTTTATGGGGAGCTTGTATATTGGCAGAGGCTTTATTTTACTAAAACCTGGAGATTATGTTTTGGAGTATAAACCTAAAACAGATGCTGGTCGTAATCCGGATGATTTTGAAACTGACGCTTTCTCGGTTACTTTAAGTTGGGAACAAGAACCAATACTACAAGCTGTAGACCCTTTGAATAAAATATTATTTGCCGCAGGTAAAAGAATCAAACGTATTGTTTGGGATGATAATGTGGGAGGTATAACTTCTAAAACTTACAAATATTTGGATAGTTCTGGAGAATCGTCAGGCACGACATTCTCGATACCTAATATGTATTATGTAGAGAGAATGGTTCGTGATGTTCCGGTCGTAGGTCAGATGGGCGCAACGGCAGGAAGTCCTTTGACTAATTTTCAGGGAAATGCATTGGGCTATTCTGTTGTTACCGAGATTAACGGAGAAGCAGGGAATAACATTGGTAAAACCGAATATACTTTTACAATGCCTTTAGATGCGGGTGGTGCATATTACAAGTTTCCTTACTATCCTCCTATTGATAATGAGTGGCTGCGAGGAATGCCGTTAAATATTAAATATTATTCGAATAATGCGGGTACTTATTCATTGGTTAAGACAGTTGTAAACCAATATATTTACGGAGATATGATGACAGATGTAAGGAATATGGCAGAAATGCTGGATATAGACGGTTACTTAATGCATCGAAGAAAATTTATTTTTCCTATGGCTTTTTTTAGTTTAAGTGTAAGTTCTAGTGGATCAATTAATTTTAATGATGTTAATTCCTATAGAACTTTTTATACAATGGGCGGAACAGTTGATCTATATAGCAGTGTAGAGACAGAGATTTTAAAAAACGCAAAAGAACATAAAAAGACGACGAATTATTTTTACAATTACGATTCGAATTATCAGTTAAAAAGATCGCAGACTAAATCTTCTAGTCTTGAAACCTTGGAGACAAAATATTTCTATGCCCCAGATCCTGAAATGGCAAATGAGCCCTTTAGAGCAGAAATGGTTTCTAAATTCATGATCGGTATACCTTTGGATACCCAGACCTTTAACAGTACAACGAAATTATCAGAGCAAAAAACAACTTATGAGAATAGCGCCGAGACCAGCAATTTATTAGTGCCCAAATATATTTCTTCCAATAAAGGAGCCGGTAATCTTGTTGCAACCGATAAAAAAATCACTTTTGATAAATACGATGACAAAGGAAATGTTCTGCAATACACACCCGAGGGAGGATTGCCGGTAGCAATTATCTGGGGATACAGCAGAACACAGCCTATCGCTAAAGTAGAAAATGCGACTTATGCGCAGATTTCGAGTTATGTGGCAAATCTTCAAACACTCTCAGATGCCGATAATGACAATTGCATCACAAGTACGTGTAAAGAGCAGATTTTGCGAACAGCGCTCAATACTTTTAGAACATCATTTACTCAGGGTATGGTGAGTACCTATACCTATAATCCACTTGTTGGGGTGACCAGTATTACAGATCCAAAAGGAATCTCGACTTATTATGAGTACGATTATCTTGGCCGATTGAAATTTGTAAAAGATAAAGATCAAAACGTGCTTCAGAAGTATTGTTATAATTACAAAGGACAGCAAACGGATTGTACCGATAATACTGCTCAGACATTTTAATTGCAAATCACGGCAGTGAAAGAGCAGATCTTGAGAGATCAGTTTGAGTAACTGTTATAAATTAAAAAATAAAAAAGAGAACTTGATGAAAAAATATATAGCCATAATAATTTTGTTGTTCGTTGGAATTTGGGGTGTAAAAGCCCAGACTTTCAGTGATGATAATTTTGTTTACACCGCCTCGCCTAAAAAGAAAGTACAGTCGGCGAGTTTCAATACGCTGACCAAAAATGATATGAGCCAAAGCGTGACTTATTTTGACGGACTAGGCCGTCCAATTCAGACTGCGGCCATAAATCAGGGAGGAACCAATATCGATATTGTGACTCCGGTTGAATATGATGGTTTTGGCAGACAAATAAAAGAATATTTACCTTATCCCTTAACCAATAGCACGACAACTTACTCAAGAATTGCCACAGCTACATCCATAACGAATTTAAATGGCGTTTACAACACTGCCAAATACGAAAACACAACCAATCCATTTTCAGAAAAAAGATTTGAACCCTCACCGCTTAATCGTGTCTTAGAACAAGCAGCACCCGGAAATGATTGGGCACTTAGCAATGTTAAAAAGAATACTATAAAATTAGAGTATCAAACCAACATTACCACCGATGCAGTACGATTATTTAAAGCTACAACAAGCTGGAATATTGGTACCCTTTTGTATGATATTACTTTTTCAGACGCAGGGAGTTATGCTGAAAATGAATTATATAAAACCGTAACTTTTGATGAGAATTCCGGCGTAAGCCCGGGTGAAAAATCAGGATCAACGGTAGAATTTAAAAATAAACAAGGTCAGGTGGTACTTAAAAGAACCTATGATGCAACCGTTAACCATGACACTTATTATGTTTATGACATCTACGGAAACCTGACTTATGTGATACCTCCAAAAGCAGATGCGACCATAAACTCTGCAGTTTTAGATGGTTTATGTTACCAATACAAATACGACAGCCAGAATCGTTTAGTCGAGAAAAAGTTACCGGGTAAACAATGGGAGTTTATTGTTTATGATAGATTAGACAGACCCGTGGCAACCGGACCTGCGTTTTCACCTTTTAAAGATGATACTACAGTAGGCTGGATGATCACCAAATATGACGCTTTTAGCCGGCCAATTTATACGGGTTGGAGCAGTCAGGCAGTAAGTTCGGCAATCAGAAAATCATTACAGGATACGCAAAATGCAGCGACCGTTTTGTTTGAAACCAAAGACACATCCAAGACCATCGATGGTATTGCGGCTTATTATACGAATGCCAATGCGCCAACGAGCTTCAAGTTATTAACGGTAAATTATTATGATAACTATGTTTTTCCCGGAGCCCAAACCCTGCCTTCAACCATAGAAGGACAGACTGTTTTGGCAAACGTAAAAACTATGGCAACAGGAAGCTGGATAAGAGCCGTAACCACTGCAGCGTCCATTGCAGGGGAAACCAACACCCTGTTTTATGATGAATATGCCAGGCTTATACAAACCTATAGTGTGAATTATCTAACAGGTTCTACCATTACCAGTACGAATCTTGATTTTGCGGGCAAAACAATTTATACCATAACAAAACATAAACGTACCTCAGGCAGTGTGGAGATGGTGATAAGAGAAGATTTTACTTACTCACCCCAGGATCGATTACTGACCCATACCCATCAAATTAATGGAGGGGCCATACAGCTTATGGCGGCCAATACCTATGACAATCTGGGGCAATTGACGAGTAAAAATGTAGGGAATACTACGGCAAGCCCACTTCAGAAAGTTGATTTTAATTATAATATCAGAGGCTGGCTGACCGAGATTAATAAAACAGCCAATTTGC
This genomic interval carries:
- a CDS encoding DUF6443 domain-containing protein, which codes for MKKYIAIIILLFVGIWGVKAQTFSDDNFVYTASPKKKVQSASFNTLTKNDMSQSVTYFDGLGRPIQTAAINQGGTNIDIVTPVEYDGFGRQIKEYLPYPLTNSTTTYSRIATATSITNLNGVYNTAKYENTTNPFSEKRFEPSPLNRVLEQAAPGNDWALSNVKKNTIKLEYQTNITTDAVRLFKATTSWNIGTLLYDITFSDAGSYAENELYKTVTFDENSGVSPGEKSGSTVEFKNKQGQVVLKRTYDATVNHDTYYVYDIYGNLTYVIPPKADATINSAVLDGLCYQYKYDSQNRLVEKKLPGKQWEFIVYDRLDRPVATGPAFSPFKDDTTVGWMITKYDAFSRPIYTGWSSQAVSSAIRKSLQDTQNAATVLFETKDTSKTIDGIAAYYTNANAPTSFKLLTVNYYDNYVFPGAQTLPSTIEGQTVLANVKTMATGSWIRAVTTAASIAGETNTLFYDEYARLIQTYSVNYLTGSTITSTNLDFAGKTIYTITKHKRTSGSVEMVIREDFTYSPQDRLLTHTHQINGGAIQLMAANTYDNLGQLTSKNVGNTTASPLQKVDFNYNIRGWLTEINKTANLQQGTDAKDLFAFKVSYNAPQAAIAGVTALYNGNISETLWKTSSDNIDRGYGYTYDKLNRLKTSIYEKSGLTTSAYDENLTYDKNGNIVTLLRKGDIDPQTGTIIIDNLVYGPVTNSNQLAKVDDSSNNTSGFNDLNKTGDDYTYDGNGNMITDKNKNITDIKYNQLNLPKKITFGTSGTIEYFYNAAGQKIQKTVSETGKTAVVTDYLGGFQYKDNVLEFFPTAEGYVKNTLNVLSYVFQYKDHLGNVRVSYAKNPTTQLLEIIEENNYYPFGLKHKGYNDYTPNTNKYKYNGKELQDELGLNMYDYGMRNYDPALGRWMNIDPLAEQMRRHSPFNYGFDNPIRFVDPDGMAPNDVIDPPSKKKTAWQQSYNPKTGNTDIGKFALLKFEESLEGPAKFLNSINTYVKEKIEPSNADIGTTATSKNGGGENEKTTGNKKGGNIDADAFLTATPGGEKTGNKYKSGKDFVEALNDVFSGIDLGSKATESVEAAVEQNTNKKEAKETEYVRTAYDPKTQNQTWVRRDVYEAQKKEKK
- a CDS encoding glycoside hydrolase family 125 protein; protein product: MQSRRKFIKNTGIFSAGLLALQTDVFGMNSDAFNFALKDFITKRPPLAERKFTSKAVEAAIVRIKKQIANPELAWLFENCFPNTLDTTVDFEIIDGKPDTYVITGDIDAMWLRDSTAQIWPYIPFVKEDKKLAELVKGVINRQTKCILLDPYANAFYKDFNQVSEWKNDMTKMQPGIHERKWEIDSLCYPIRLAHGYWKETGDISLFDAKWKEAMLLVIQTFKEQQRWTDKGPYNFQRVTAWATDGVPLSGYGYPVKPCGLIVSTFRPSDDSTLFGYLIPSNMFAIEVLGYLQEIFSLPALKDDNLVAKAKELQGQVQKGLEENGIIDHPKFGKIIAFEVNGYGSFHMMDDANVPSLLSLPYLGAIEPDNQLYLNTRKVVLSENNPFFYKGKAGEGVGGPHTGTDTIWPMSIVLRAITSVDENEIKHCISNLIKTNADTGFMHESFHKDDVTKFTRKWFAWANTLFGEMIVHTSIHYPQILKDKNI
- a CDS encoding zinc ribbon domain-containing protein, translated to MKTICSKCEAENDSSSKYCATCGYELSGNEKENITPEIKKETSDKPEKKFNLKTFLGFIVGFVVMFFATQTLFNPSIDKQLTETANEMNKRCPMRVDEYTTLKNVVALPNKTVQYNYILDIPKAQVKLDTVKKYVFPGVLENIKNSPEMKSFRDNKVTVNYHYTDKNGEFVTEYIVKPEMYE
- a CDS encoding N(4)-(beta-N-acetylglucosaminyl)-L-asparaginase, producing the protein MTNSNRRNFIKTAAIASVAVALQSFNSNSEEEEKIIVSKKGKKPIVLSTWRFGIPANAAAWEVLKKNGTALDAVEAGVKIPEADPKERSVGYGGRPDRDGRVTLDACIMDENANIGSVACLEYIKHPISVARAVMEKTPHVMLVGDGALQFALSQGFKKENLLTEESEKEWKEWLKDSKYKPIANIENHDTIGMIALDVNGNLSGACTTSGMAFKMHGRVGDSPIIGAGLYVDNEIGAATATGHGEEVIRISGCHLVVELMRQGKSPQQACEEAVARIIKLTKNRNKDLKDIQVGFIALNKAGEYGSYCIQGGFNYAVYDDTGNQLIDADYFLK
- a CDS encoding T9SS type A sorting domain-containing protein, with the protein product MKKLYLLLPLLLPLLTYSQDIIWEKSYGGQHADYLFDAQPTADYGFILAGSSLSNKTGNKSDDNHGDLDYWVWKMTEKGELDWQKSFGGSGFDLLQSIKNTKDGGFILAGTSSSASGFQKTEDSKGLTDFWVIKLDASGTEQWQRTIGGNGSDELLCAFQTRDGGYILGGSSSSSPQPVSAAMPDAKSITTTKADLYSKSEKSRGNMDYWVVKLDKQGVIEWQKTYGGEYADILRSMEQTTDNGFILAGYSTSSRSGDKTENNKGTGDVWVIKINDVGVIEWQNSYGADGDDQPYVIHQTSDGGYIVGANSNSTNPLTSLGGIVGNGTDYWIFKLDEEGAVVWSKTYDFGKVDILTSLVENKDHTYLIGGYAQSERRVPREGVVGKLANVVAKEKDGINDYIALKIDEKGEELWNKTVGSAGEDILRKLIETRDGGYLMAGTSNSGASKDKNSNIGGNDFWVVKLKDKTKIEKVRSSLEAIPNPVSTYTNIIIGYDFTSGTVSVVDMTGRTLQNFSISSRTVPVDLSVYAEGIYIINVKTDVKTESVKVIKRITSK
- a CDS encoding ROK family protein, producing the protein MNKEYAVGLDIGGTHITAAIIDIVGMKVIDFSLHKESFDSNLPVEEVMTIWEKAIRTSIENSKVESTTGLAVCMPGPFDYEKGVCWIKGQSKYEHFYGLNVRDLFQNKLNLSNDFPILFENDAVCFGKGEVFKDADNLSKKVMAITLGTGLGACFIDKGESINTGDLVPKDGEIYDLPYRHGIAEDYVSARGLIAGYFALSGKKINNGLELFNLAKAEDKVAIKTFEKMGEDLAAIVIPWLEKFSADSFIIGGKIANASEFFLPSFNKKLEESGSKVNVSVSTDNEIAALLGATSLLYTA